One Microlunatus soli genomic window carries:
- a CDS encoding nucleoside hydrolase, protein MSASAASSNTPTAQKLLLDCDTGIDDTLALLYLLAHPSVELAAVLSTAGNVPVAEVDANNRALLELCGRDDIEVCRGADGPLAIELRTCEDTHGPYGLGYADRPASTAPSAGRPDRDAADAWIEITRDRPGELVGLVVGPCTNLALAIRRDPDLPTRLKRLVIMGGSFVHPGNTTPVAEWNVLVDPEAAHEVFTAFGTDGAPQPIVCGLQLTEQIAFTPEHLTRLAELAGSTPIELATAEDDHGRRSVSDNRVIALLTDALRFYFEFHHSVGEGYRAHVHDPFAAAVAIDPGIVQTRPAVVDVELDGSLTRGMTVADEGGFWGRPANAQIADRTDVDAFFDDLLSRLATLARRIG, encoded by the coding sequence GTGAGTGCATCAGCGGCCAGCTCGAACACCCCGACCGCGCAGAAGCTCCTGCTCGACTGCGACACAGGCATCGACGACACGCTGGCCCTGCTCTACCTGCTGGCCCATCCGTCCGTCGAGCTGGCTGCCGTGCTGTCCACCGCCGGCAATGTTCCGGTGGCAGAGGTGGACGCCAACAATCGTGCGCTGCTGGAGCTCTGCGGTCGTGACGACATCGAGGTCTGCCGCGGCGCGGACGGACCGTTGGCGATCGAGCTGCGGACCTGTGAGGACACCCACGGCCCGTACGGGCTCGGATACGCCGATCGGCCGGCGAGCACCGCACCGTCGGCCGGTCGACCCGACCGCGACGCCGCCGACGCCTGGATCGAGATCACCCGCGATCGTCCCGGCGAGTTGGTCGGGCTGGTCGTCGGGCCGTGCACCAACCTGGCCTTGGCGATCCGCCGCGATCCCGATCTTCCGACCCGGTTGAAACGACTGGTGATCATGGGCGGCAGCTTCGTCCACCCCGGCAACACCACCCCGGTCGCGGAGTGGAATGTGCTGGTCGATCCGGAGGCGGCACACGAGGTGTTCACCGCCTTCGGCACCGACGGCGCGCCGCAACCGATCGTCTGCGGACTCCAGCTGACCGAGCAGATCGCCTTCACTCCCGAGCATCTGACCCGACTGGCCGAGCTGGCCGGCAGTACCCCGATCGAGCTGGCGACCGCCGAAGATGATCATGGACGACGATCGGTGTCGGACAACCGGGTGATCGCCCTGCTGACCGACGCGCTGCGGTTCTACTTCGAATTCCACCACAGTGTCGGCGAGGGGTATCGCGCGCACGTGCACGACCCGTTCGCGGCCGCCGTCGCCATCGACCCCGGCATCGTCCAGACCCGACCGGCGGTGGTCGACGTCGAACTGGACGGCAGCCTGACCCGCGGCATGACGGTCGCCGACGAGGGCGGATTCTGGGGCCGACCGGCCAATGCGCAGATCGCCGACCGGACCGACGTCGACGCGTTCTTCGACGATCTGTTGAGCCGGTTGGCGACACTCGCGCGCCGAATCGGCTGA
- a CDS encoding alginate lyase family protein translates to MMKPVSAVLCLLSAVLLSVSVAVPSAVATPQERPRPVIFTTEAEISRAIRRVHDHQQPFYDSWLKTKAAADAALAKTYIPEQSYNHETYFGIARPQAQDARSLALVARITGDRTYADKAREILRLWARDAIDGDYPGWGSPHQMGLVIGRVVPIFADAYAMLWDELPTAERTLMAQWFGKMAKAIMISRNIFRYETETCDYGVCRYRGEPGTYLGGNYFSNHLSAHNLGLLAIGAALRDREMVAEQLDSPRNDKDLKELINGAIVMPDDLGGGVADGDLYKGDPTYTDGAPLPEPGEIWDRSRTAQGKGLHYTFLHLQLLMLQADIAKNQEGSGRDWFDYVGPRGEHLELPFEIYDDFLMTADPGARTGYYVASALEYNLVTLYELAHREYPANPDIRTVLESFDRAGFTDDHQTFGWTLPLTDGLDDLALADEPYPASGRSSWTFDSDGDFEAVTVRKAQATVADGSLNLTVNQDDPGIVTPDLLGLPTADYGQVEIRMRNRTADTQLVVYFSTDDAPVIDGSRRAAITITANDTDFTSYRIDLRQNPQWTGRIRQLRIDPVQGTSTGTVSIDSVRVIA, encoded by the coding sequence ATGATGAAGCCCGTGTCGGCTGTGCTGTGCCTGCTGTCGGCGGTCCTGCTGAGCGTGTCGGTGGCGGTACCGTCCGCCGTTGCCACACCACAGGAGCGACCGCGACCGGTGATCTTCACCACCGAGGCGGAGATCAGCCGCGCGATCCGTCGCGTCCATGATCATCAGCAGCCCTTCTACGATTCCTGGCTGAAGACCAAGGCCGCGGCCGATGCGGCGCTGGCGAAGACGTACATCCCGGAGCAGTCCTACAACCACGAGACCTATTTCGGCATCGCCCGGCCGCAAGCACAAGACGCCCGCAGCCTCGCACTCGTCGCCCGGATCACCGGCGACCGGACGTATGCCGACAAGGCCCGGGAGATCCTCCGGCTGTGGGCCCGGGACGCCATCGACGGCGACTACCCGGGGTGGGGCAGCCCGCACCAGATGGGACTGGTGATCGGGCGGGTGGTGCCGATCTTCGCCGACGCGTACGCGATGCTCTGGGACGAGCTGCCGACCGCGGAGCGCACCCTGATGGCCCAGTGGTTCGGCAAGATGGCCAAGGCGATCATGATCAGCCGGAACATCTTCCGCTACGAGACCGAGACCTGCGACTACGGCGTCTGCCGCTATCGCGGCGAGCCGGGCACCTATCTCGGCGGCAACTACTTCAGCAACCATCTGTCCGCGCACAACCTCGGCCTGCTGGCGATCGGGGCCGCGCTGCGTGATCGGGAGATGGTCGCCGAGCAACTCGATTCACCGAGGAACGACAAGGACCTGAAGGAATTGATCAACGGCGCGATCGTGATGCCGGATGATCTTGGCGGCGGCGTCGCGGACGGCGATCTCTACAAGGGCGATCCGACGTACACCGACGGTGCGCCGCTGCCGGAACCGGGAGAGATCTGGGACCGCAGCCGCACCGCGCAGGGCAAGGGGCTGCACTACACGTTCCTGCATCTGCAACTGCTGATGCTGCAGGCCGACATCGCGAAGAACCAGGAAGGCAGCGGACGCGACTGGTTCGACTACGTGGGTCCTCGCGGGGAGCACCTCGAGCTGCCGTTCGAGATCTACGACGACTTCCTGATGACGGCCGACCCGGGCGCACGCACCGGCTACTACGTCGCCAGCGCGCTCGAATACAACCTGGTCACCCTGTACGAGCTCGCCCACCGCGAGTACCCGGCGAACCCGGACATCCGCACGGTGCTCGAATCGTTCGACCGGGCCGGATTCACCGACGATCATCAGACCTTCGGCTGGACGCTGCCGCTGACCGACGGGCTGGACGATCTGGCGTTGGCCGACGAGCCGTATCCGGCCTCCGGGAGATCGAGCTGGACCTTCGACTCCGACGGTGACTTCGAGGCCGTGACCGTCCGGAAGGCGCAGGCAACCGTGGCCGACGGGTCGCTGAACCTGACCGTGAACCAGGACGACCCGGGCATCGTCACGCCCGACCTGCTCGGCCTACCCACCGCCGACTACGGGCAGGTCGAGATCCGGATGCGCAACCGGACAGCGGACACCCAGCTGGTCGTCTACTTCAGCACCGACGACGCTCCGGTCATCGACGGCAGCAGACGGGCGGCGATCACGATCACCGCGAACGACACCGACTTCACCAGTTATCGGATCGACCTGCGGCAGAATCCGCAATGGACCGGCCGGATCCGGCAGCTCCGGATCGACCCGGTCCAGGGCACGTCCACCGGCACCGTCTCGATCGACTCGGTGCGGGTGATCGCCTGA
- a CDS encoding MarR family winged helix-turn-helix transcriptional regulator: MSTQKSIDAGDLLALENQVCFALAVASRRVIGLYRPLLEPMGLTHPQYLVMLALWQDGPLTVRELATKLSLESATLSPLLKRLETIGYLTRSRGVHDERSLQIALTPKGRALRKQALKIPPTMMDKLGMDVAELKEFHARLTGVIDRATAEERAPTTAR; the protein is encoded by the coding sequence GTGAGCACCCAGAAATCGATCGATGCCGGCGACCTCCTCGCGCTGGAGAATCAGGTCTGCTTCGCCCTGGCCGTCGCCTCCCGACGGGTGATCGGTCTCTATCGACCGTTGCTGGAGCCGATGGGGCTGACGCACCCGCAGTATCTGGTGATGCTGGCCCTGTGGCAGGACGGGCCACTGACCGTCCGCGAACTGGCGACCAAACTGTCGCTGGAGTCGGCGACCCTGTCACCGCTGCTCAAGCGGCTGGAGACGATCGGCTATCTCACCCGGTCCCGCGGCGTCCACGACGAACGGTCGTTGCAGATCGCGCTCACCCCGAAGGGCCGTGCCCTGCGCAAGCAGGCGCTGAAGATCCCGCCGACGATGATGGACAAGCTCGGCATGGATGTGGCGGAACTGAAGGAGTTCCATGCCCGACTGACCGGGGTCATCGACCGCGCGACCGCGGAGGAACGGGCGCCGACGACGGCCCGCTGA
- a CDS encoding serine hydrolase, whose amino-acid sequence MSRRLLFDDLSAIRVPTAVTIDPDGTRVVYAVRGSDPQTDTNPSTLWSRSTTPDARPSRCTSGEADSDPQFSPDGSRILFLRSGDAGPQLWLITTDGTDERRLTEPDLFPYGVASATWSPDGSRIAVIAAVGVHSDPHAPLVADRIGYKADGAGYLGELRTQLFMIKADTGTVTRLTSSPYGVTAPAWSPDGTRIAYVTATDDPRSDITAEHVVEYLTVAERTLGGTRIGHATGVSGPLVWRPNGASVIAVGRPDVSIGHGLLIMLHLDVTKPDRILTESTDRNVMPGMPGYPGAGPVLSADGRSVLFCLRERGWSHLHRVSIVGRAKHPAVESLITDDHQVVSGLSVATSAAVAAVLITDQRSFGEVALIDLETGELTPLSALTADALPDIDLFTAEQRTFGIDDGQQVHGWLLRDPDHAQPGPLLLDIHGGPHNAWSGVADPAHLYHQVLAEQGWTILTLNPRGSDGYGEDFYRAVVGGWGSRDSADFLQPIDTLISEGVADPQRLAVTGYSYGGFSTCRLTADTDRFAAAVAGGLLCDFADFAGGSDIGALMTPLEVAGDQPLDRQGYAERSPIAQVSQVTTPTLILHGADDQRCPVNQAEQWFVALRSADVPTRLVTYPGASHLFIIDGRPSHRLDYNRRLVDWLQRYPSATTRPAGRVPAGLGSDHWQRRLDDLREHYQVPGAQFGVLELTDDGRELTRTVVGSGVLNATTGAAATPDALFQIGSITKVWTTVMIMQLVDEGKLDLDLPVRKILPELNVLDESVAAEVTTRHLLTHTSGIDGDLFTDTGRGDDAVRAYVDTLADAAQLHPLGKGWSYCNSGFVIAGRLIEVLREQTWDQVLRTKIIEPLGLKHCVTLPEEAIRYAAAIGHGVTPDGAVPVPTWGIPRSMGPAGLINSSAGDLLSFAGMMLRGGVAADGTRILSADAAAQMATPQYRVADLLDGMDAWGLGWWIEDWHGTTVLGHNGGTIGQSAFLRLFPDQRVAIALLTNGGVVDGLSADLFAEAADLLTGLTPPDRLLPPSPSPAVSLAGFPGEYRTAWTTAAVERKKDSLSVTVTQRAVVPGAEQPPTTLDLVPVSDGVFASRPPGAATWGQAVFRTDPDGSSFLQFGARRLPRTSADG is encoded by the coding sequence ATGTCCCGACGCCTGCTGTTCGACGACCTGTCGGCGATCCGCGTCCCCACAGCCGTCACCATCGATCCCGACGGCACCCGGGTGGTGTACGCCGTCCGCGGCAGCGATCCCCAGACCGACACCAATCCCAGCACCCTGTGGAGTCGGTCGACAACACCCGATGCTCGGCCCTCCCGCTGCACCTCCGGCGAGGCGGACAGCGATCCGCAGTTCTCCCCCGACGGTTCCCGGATCCTCTTCCTGCGCAGCGGAGACGCCGGTCCGCAGCTCTGGCTGATCACCACCGACGGCACCGACGAACGCCGCCTCACCGAGCCCGACCTTTTCCCGTACGGCGTCGCGAGCGCCACCTGGAGCCCGGACGGCAGCAGGATCGCCGTGATCGCCGCCGTCGGTGTGCACAGCGATCCGCATGCTCCGCTGGTCGCCGATCGGATCGGCTACAAGGCGGACGGCGCCGGCTACCTCGGCGAGCTCCGTACCCAGCTGTTCATGATCAAGGCCGACACCGGGACGGTCACCCGACTGACCAGTTCCCCGTACGGGGTCACGGCACCGGCCTGGTCACCCGACGGCACCCGGATCGCCTACGTCACCGCGACCGACGATCCCAGATCGGACATCACCGCCGAGCACGTCGTCGAATACCTGACGGTCGCCGAGCGCACCCTCGGCGGCACCCGGATCGGGCACGCGACCGGTGTCAGCGGACCGCTGGTGTGGCGTCCCAACGGTGCATCGGTGATCGCCGTCGGGCGTCCGGACGTGTCCATCGGGCACGGGTTGTTGATCATGCTCCACCTCGACGTGACGAAGCCTGACCGGATCCTGACCGAGTCGACCGACCGCAATGTGATGCCGGGGATGCCTGGCTATCCCGGCGCCGGGCCGGTGCTGTCTGCCGACGGCCGATCGGTGCTGTTCTGCCTGCGGGAACGCGGCTGGTCCCATCTGCATCGGGTATCGATCGTGGGCCGGGCCAAGCATCCGGCCGTGGAATCCTTGATCACCGATGATCATCAGGTGGTGTCCGGGCTGTCGGTCGCGACATCGGCTGCCGTGGCGGCGGTGTTGATCACCGATCAGCGGTCCTTCGGTGAGGTCGCGCTGATCGACCTGGAGACCGGCGAGCTGACCCCGCTCAGCGCCCTGACCGCCGATGCGTTACCCGACATCGATCTCTTCACCGCCGAGCAGCGGACCTTCGGCATCGACGACGGCCAGCAGGTGCACGGCTGGCTACTGCGCGACCCTGATCATGCTCAACCAGGTCCGCTGCTGCTGGACATCCACGGCGGACCGCACAACGCCTGGTCCGGCGTCGCCGACCCGGCACACCTCTACCATCAGGTGCTGGCCGAACAAGGCTGGACGATCCTGACCCTCAACCCGCGCGGCTCCGACGGCTACGGCGAAGACTTCTATCGCGCCGTCGTCGGCGGCTGGGGCAGCCGTGACAGCGCCGACTTCCTGCAGCCGATCGACACCTTGATCAGTGAGGGCGTCGCGGACCCGCAACGGCTCGCCGTCACCGGCTACAGCTACGGCGGGTTCTCCACCTGCCGGCTGACCGCCGACACCGACCGGTTCGCCGCCGCGGTTGCCGGCGGGCTGCTGTGCGACTTCGCCGACTTCGCCGGCGGCTCCGACATCGGTGCGCTGATGACTCCGCTGGAGGTCGCCGGTGATCAGCCGTTGGACCGTCAGGGCTATGCCGAGCGTTCACCGATCGCGCAGGTCTCCCAGGTGACGACACCGACGCTGATCCTGCACGGCGCCGATGATCAACGGTGTCCGGTCAATCAGGCCGAGCAGTGGTTCGTTGCGCTGCGCTCGGCCGATGTGCCGACCCGACTGGTGACCTACCCCGGCGCCAGCCACTTGTTCATCATCGACGGCCGGCCGTCCCATCGACTCGACTACAACCGGCGGCTGGTGGACTGGCTGCAGCGCTATCCGTCCGCGACGACCCGACCGGCCGGACGAGTGCCGGCCGGCCTCGGCAGCGATCATTGGCAACGTCGGCTGGATGATCTTCGTGAGCACTATCAGGTGCCCGGTGCGCAGTTCGGGGTGTTGGAGCTGACCGACGACGGTCGTGAGCTGACCCGTACGGTGGTGGGTTCCGGGGTGTTGAACGCGACCACCGGCGCTGCGGCCACTCCCGACGCGCTCTTCCAGATCGGTTCGATCACCAAGGTCTGGACGACGGTGATGATCATGCAACTGGTCGACGAGGGCAAGCTCGACCTCGACCTCCCGGTCCGCAAGATCCTGCCGGAGCTGAACGTGCTGGACGAGTCCGTCGCCGCCGAGGTCACCACACGGCATCTGCTGACCCACACCAGTGGCATCGACGGCGATCTGTTCACCGACACCGGACGCGGCGACGACGCCGTACGCGCCTATGTCGACACCCTCGCCGACGCGGCCCAGCTGCACCCGCTGGGCAAGGGCTGGTCCTACTGCAACTCCGGTTTCGTGATCGCCGGCCGGCTGATCGAGGTGCTCCGCGAACAGACCTGGGATCAGGTGCTGCGGACCAAGATCATCGAGCCACTCGGTCTGAAGCACTGCGTCACCCTGCCCGAGGAGGCGATCCGGTACGCCGCCGCGATCGGCCACGGCGTCACTCCCGACGGCGCCGTCCCGGTGCCGACCTGGGGCATCCCCCGATCGATGGGTCCGGCGGGCTTGATCAACTCCAGCGCCGGCGATCTGCTCAGCTTCGCCGGCATGATGCTCCGCGGCGGTGTTGCGGCCGACGGGACCCGGATCCTGTCGGCCGATGCCGCGGCCCAGATGGCCACCCCGCAGTATCGGGTCGCCGACCTGCTCGACGGGATGGACGCCTGGGGACTCGGCTGGTGGATCGAGGACTGGCACGGCACGACGGTGCTCGGCCACAACGGCGGCACCATCGGCCAGTCGGCGTTCCTCCGGCTCTTCCCCGACCAGCGGGTGGCGATCGCGCTGCTCACCAACGGTGGCGTCGTCGACGGGCTGTCGGCCGACCTGTTCGCCGAGGCTGCCGATCTGCTCACCGGCCTCACTCCACCCGACCGGTTGTTGCCGCCGTCGCCGAGCCCCGCCGTGTCCCTGGCGGGCTTCCCGGGCGAGTATCGGACGGCCTGGACGACTGCCGCCGTCGAACGCAAGAAGGATTCGCTGTCGGTGACCGTCACCCAGCGGGCCGTGGTGCCCGGAGCCGAGCAGCCGCCGACGACCCTGGACCTGGTGCCGGTGTCCGACGGCGTCTTCGCCAGCCGTCCGCCGGGTGCGGCGACCTGGGGGCAGGCGGTGTTCCGGACCGATCCGGACGGGTCGTCGTTCCTGCAGTTCGGTGCGCGACGGTTGCCTCGGACCTCGGCGGACGGATGA
- a CDS encoding D-2-hydroxyacid dehydrogenase has protein sequence MTASPSETSSDGGRERLRAVIAVPLPDDLVELIRTAEPRLEVVSRPDLTPPTRHPADWGGDPAFRRSPEQQAEFDRLVDDADILFGVPDVDADALSRTVAANPRLRWVHTTAAGGGASVKAAGLTDEALQRIAFTSSAGVHGSTLAEFAVFGIFAGAKDLPRLLRQQADREWPGRWAMRQVDELTVLVVGLGGIGKVVAAKLSALGATVLGTSRSGEPVDGVSELVAMDDLAEAASRADAIVVTLPGTDQTTGLIGQQVFDAAPDGVIIVNVGRGTVIDEDAMIAALNSGRIGFAALDVFAVEPLPADSPLWQHPNVLISPHTAALNPAEERRIAELFADNATRLLDNQPLRNPINTHEFY, from the coding sequence ATGACTGCCAGCCCGTCCGAAACCAGTTCCGACGGAGGGCGGGAACGCCTGCGTGCGGTGATCGCCGTACCGCTGCCCGACGACCTGGTCGAGTTGATCCGCACCGCCGAGCCACGGCTGGAGGTCGTTTCTCGACCGGACCTGACGCCGCCGACCCGGCATCCGGCCGACTGGGGTGGCGACCCGGCGTTCCGACGGAGTCCGGAGCAGCAGGCAGAATTCGACCGGCTGGTGGACGACGCCGACATCCTGTTCGGGGTGCCGGACGTCGACGCGGACGCGCTGTCCCGGACGGTGGCGGCCAATCCACGGTTGCGCTGGGTGCACACCACGGCAGCCGGCGGTGGCGCGTCGGTGAAGGCGGCCGGGCTGACCGACGAGGCGCTGCAGCGGATCGCGTTCACCTCCAGCGCCGGTGTGCACGGATCGACGCTGGCCGAGTTTGCGGTCTTCGGGATCTTCGCCGGCGCGAAGGATCTGCCGCGGCTGCTGCGTCAGCAGGCCGACCGGGAGTGGCCCGGCCGGTGGGCGATGCGCCAGGTCGACGAGCTGACCGTGCTGGTGGTGGGTCTCGGCGGCATCGGCAAGGTGGTCGCGGCCAAGCTGTCCGCCCTCGGCGCCACCGTGCTCGGCACCAGTCGCAGCGGCGAACCGGTCGACGGCGTCAGCGAGCTCGTGGCGATGGATGATCTTGCCGAGGCCGCGTCCCGGGCCGACGCGATCGTGGTCACCCTGCCGGGCACCGATCAGACCACCGGCCTGATCGGGCAGCAGGTCTTCGACGCCGCACCGGACGGAGTGATCATCGTCAACGTCGGCCGCGGCACCGTGATCGACGAGGACGCCATGATCGCCGCCCTGAACTCCGGCCGGATCGGTTTCGCAGCCCTGGACGTCTTCGCCGTCGAACCGCTGCCCGCCGACAGCCCCCTCTGGCAACACCCGAATGTGCTGATCAGCCCACACACCGCAGCCCTCAACCCGGCCGAAGAACGCCGGATCGCCGAACTCTTCGCCGACAACGCAACCCGCCTCCTCGACAACCAACCCCTCCGCAACCCCATCAACACCCACGAGTTCTACTAA
- a CDS encoding glutamate--tRNA ligase — translation MLDRAVIDSLFPADLPEAEQWEQRYPARDLPEGAKVTRLGPSPTGFVHIGTVYVATIDRDVASNSGGVYLVRVEDTDQTRLVDSAIEQFDRAFSYFGIASDEDTEHGDYGPYQQSEREQIYLSFVRELLRQDKAYLCFATKEELADITERQRATKLPTGYYGRWAIWRDADPADVQAKLDEGAPYVVRFRAPDGSDSRRVSFVDAIRGELSADDNRNDAVILKSSDQSPRLPTYHFAHAVDDHLMRVNTVIRGDEWISSVPLHLQLFEALGFEQPTYAHIAPLLKLIPGGKRKLSKRKDDEANVDWYMSVGYPAEAVSYYLKGLANGKLAELPLADALATPISLADCGVAGPLVDLDKLTDISADFIGTLDSPTVLERLKVWAREYDAEVAELLEQQADLALRALAVERDGSDNPRKDLRMWSDFRPAYGFFFSSLFELVNGPGDQRLVDLGVPVEVITAFAADLVNGYQQLDDPQEWFGQIRELAAKHGFAKNAKEYKKNPDDYPGSIREASQIVRIALTGSTRSPDMHAITQVLGADEVLRRLRPLTEG, via the coding sequence ATGCTGGACCGTGCAGTGATCGATTCGTTGTTCCCCGCCGACCTGCCCGAGGCCGAGCAGTGGGAGCAGCGCTATCCCGCACGCGACCTGCCCGAGGGTGCGAAGGTCACCCGGCTGGGGCCGTCCCCGACCGGATTCGTGCACATCGGCACGGTGTACGTGGCCACCATCGACCGAGACGTCGCCAGCAACTCCGGCGGTGTCTATCTGGTCCGGGTCGAGGACACCGACCAGACGCGGCTGGTGGACAGCGCGATCGAGCAGTTCGACCGCGCGTTCTCCTACTTCGGCATCGCCTCCGACGAGGACACCGAGCACGGCGACTACGGCCCGTACCAGCAGTCCGAGCGGGAGCAGATCTACCTCAGCTTCGTCCGCGAACTGCTCCGTCAGGACAAGGCCTACCTGTGTTTTGCCACCAAGGAGGAGTTGGCCGACATCACCGAACGGCAGCGCGCGACCAAGCTGCCCACCGGCTACTACGGCCGCTGGGCGATCTGGCGCGACGCCGACCCGGCCGACGTGCAGGCCAAGCTCGACGAGGGGGCGCCGTACGTTGTGCGGTTCCGCGCGCCGGACGGCTCGGACAGCCGTCGGGTCAGCTTCGTCGACGCGATCCGCGGTGAGCTGTCGGCCGACGACAACCGCAACGATGCGGTGATCCTGAAGTCGTCGGACCAGTCACCGCGGCTGCCGACCTACCACTTCGCGCACGCCGTCGATGATCATCTGATGCGGGTCAACACGGTGATTCGTGGTGACGAATGGATCTCCTCGGTGCCGCTGCACCTGCAGCTGTTCGAGGCGCTCGGCTTCGAGCAGCCGACCTATGCCCACATCGCGCCGCTGCTGAAGCTGATCCCCGGCGGCAAGCGCAAGCTGTCCAAGCGCAAGGACGACGAGGCCAACGTCGACTGGTACATGTCGGTCGGCTACCCGGCCGAGGCGGTTTCCTATTACCTGAAGGGATTGGCCAACGGGAAGCTGGCCGAGCTGCCGCTGGCCGACGCGCTGGCAACGCCGATCAGCCTGGCCGACTGCGGCGTCGCCGGCCCGCTGGTCGACCTCGACAAGCTGACCGACATCAGCGCCGACTTCATCGGCACCCTGGACAGCCCGACCGTACTGGAGCGGTTGAAGGTCTGGGCCCGGGAGTACGACGCCGAGGTCGCCGAACTGCTGGAACAGCAGGCCGATCTCGCGCTGCGCGCGCTGGCCGTCGAACGGGACGGCTCGGACAACCCCCGCAAGGATCTGCGGATGTGGTCGGACTTCCGACCGGCGTACGGCTTCTTCTTCTCCTCTCTGTTCGAGTTGGTCAACGGGCCCGGCGACCAGCGGCTTGTTGATCTTGGGGTGCCGGTCGAGGTGATCACCGCGTTCGCGGCCGATCTGGTGAACGGCTACCAGCAGCTGGACGATCCGCAGGAATGGTTCGGGCAGATCCGGGAGCTGGCGGCCAAGCACGGCTTTGCCAAGAACGCCAAGGAATACAAGAAGAATCCCGACGACTACCCCGGCTCCATCCGGGAGGCGTCACAGATCGTCCGGATCGCGCTCACCGGGTCGACCCGCAGCCCCGACATGCATGCGATCACCCAGGTGCTCGGCGCCGACGAGGTGCTCCGCCGGCTGCGACCGCTGACCGAGGGCTGA
- a CDS encoding LacI family DNA-binding transcriptional regulator, whose amino-acid sequence MLAPERHREIMRLLRLRGAVRLADVMVRIGCSESTARRDLAVLESLGELRRVHGGATTVEDRQSRGPVLDELRTVALGLRTNRGHRFGSTGTVGLLIPQRGYYWAAVLDGAQRAAELTGLRLVLGEAPDPQTDEAVRLRSLLHLEVDALLVAPNLHRLGDTRVLEALQGVDVPVVLLERRVPEAFATRDVDSVTSDHSHGGRLAGRHLLDRGHRRIAFLGWPVSPTYEPVLTGLRTAIDDAGATVVEHPLRWLGRIDHQDHRGQVVEALAALRAQRVTAVLCQPDEAALYLLDAARARGVRIPQDLAVISYDDELSGAATPPLTAVAPAKQDIGFSAIMLCLRRIARLGPPPHATQQVMLLPDLVIRESG is encoded by the coding sequence GTGTTGGCACCGGAGCGGCACCGCGAGATCATGCGGTTACTCAGACTGCGTGGCGCCGTACGGCTCGCCGACGTGATGGTGCGGATCGGCTGTTCGGAGTCGACGGCGCGTCGCGATCTCGCGGTGCTGGAGAGTCTCGGCGAACTGCGCCGGGTGCACGGCGGCGCGACCACGGTGGAGGACCGGCAGTCCCGCGGACCGGTCCTGGACGAGCTGCGAACCGTCGCGCTGGGCCTGCGCACCAACCGCGGACACCGTTTCGGCAGCACCGGCACGGTCGGGCTGCTGATCCCGCAGCGCGGCTACTACTGGGCCGCGGTGCTCGACGGCGCCCAACGTGCCGCGGAACTGACCGGGCTGCGCCTGGTTCTCGGCGAGGCTCCCGATCCGCAGACCGACGAAGCAGTACGGCTCCGCAGCCTGCTGCACCTCGAGGTCGACGCGCTGCTCGTCGCCCCCAACCTGCACCGGCTCGGCGACACCAGGGTGTTGGAGGCGCTGCAGGGGGTGGACGTGCCGGTCGTTCTGTTGGAGCGACGTGTTCCGGAGGCCTTCGCAACGCGGGACGTCGACTCGGTCACCTCCGATCATTCGCACGGCGGACGACTGGCCGGCCGGCATCTGCTCGACCGGGGGCACCGCCGGATCGCCTTCCTCGGCTGGCCGGTCTCGCCCACCTACGAACCGGTCCTCACCGGATTGCGGACCGCCATCGATGACGCCGGCGCCACTGTGGTCGAGCACCCGTTGCGGTGGCTCGGCCGGATCGACCACCAAGATCATCGTGGTCAGGTCGTCGAGGCTCTGGCCGCGTTGCGCGCACAGCGGGTCACCGCGGTCCTCTGCCAGCCGGACGAGGCGGCCTTGTACCTGCTCGACGCGGCCCGGGCCCGAGGGGTGCGCATCCCACAGGATCTCGCCGTGATCAGCTACGACGACGAACTCTCCGGTGCCGCGACACCACCCCTGACTGCGGTCGCGCCGGCCAAGCAGGACATCGGGTTCAGCGCGATCATGCTGTGTCTGCGCAGGATCGCCCGCCTCGGCCCGCCGCCGCACGCGACGCAGCAGGTGATGCTGCTTCCGGACCTGGTGATCAGGGAGTCCGGCTAG